Part of the Kangiella geojedonensis genome is shown below.
TCGCCAGGCATAACCATCTCTACGCCTTCCGGTAACTCACAAGCACCCGTTACGTCTGTTGTACGGAAGTAGAACTGTGGACGGTAGCCTTTGAAGAATGGCGTGTGACGACCACCTTCATCTTTCGACAATACGTACACTTCTGCTTCGAAACGTGTGTGTGGATTAATCGTACCTGTGTGAGCCAATACTTGACCACGCTCTACTTCATCACGCTTTGTACCACGTAATAAAACACCTACGTTGTCGCCAGCTTCACCTTGGTCAAGCAACTTACGGAACATCTCTACGCCCGTAACTGTTGTCTTCGTCGTATCTTTGATACCAACGATTTCAATCTCTTCACCAACTTTTACAACACCACTCTCTACACGGCCTGTTACTACTGTACCACGACCTGAAATTGAGAAGACGTCTTCAATCGGTAACAAGAATGGCTTGTCTACCGCACGCTCTGGCTCTGGGATGTAAGTATCTAATGCTTCGCCTAGTGCTACGATTGCATCTTGACCTAAAGGACCTTCTTCGCCTTCCAAAGCTTTCAACGCTGAACCACGGATGATTGGCGTGTCGTCACCTGGGAATTCGTATTGATCTAGAAGTTCACGCACTTCCATCTCTACCAACTCTAGTAACTCTTCGTCGTCTACCATGTCGCATTTGTTCAAGAATACAACAATCTTCGGTACACCTACCTGACGTGATAACAAGATGTGCTCACGTGTTTGTGGCATTGGG
Proteins encoded:
- the tuf gene encoding elongation factor Tu, encoding MAKEKFERNKPHVNVGTIGHVDHGKTTLTAAICTVLAKVYGGAAQAFADIDNAPEERERGITIATSHVEYETPSRHYAHVDCPGHADYVKNMITGAAQMDGAILVCSAADGPMPQTREHILLSRQVGVPKIVVFLNKCDMVDDEELLELVEMEVRELLDQYEFPGDDTPIIRGSALKALEGEEGPLGQDAIVALGEALDTYIPEPERAVDKPFLLPIEDVFSISGRGTVVTGRVESGVVKVGEEIEIVGIKDTTKTTVTGVEMFRKLLDQGEAGDNVGVLLRGTKRDEVERGQVLAHTGTINPHTRFEAEVYVLSKDEGGRHTPFFKGYRPQFYFRTTDVTGACELPEGVEMVMPGDNIKMDVTLIAPIAMDEGLRFAIREGGRTVGAGVVSKIHE